From Salvelinus fontinalis isolate EN_2023a chromosome 30, ASM2944872v1, whole genome shotgun sequence, one genomic window encodes:
- the LOC129829128 gene encoding cholesterol 25-hydroxylase-like protein, which yields MLLQSLWGFILGYNVWLRSPFFPVLFSLSVYLTFCLPFVVLDLLSPRLAWIRTFKIQQNSHVSWTMMWSCLAHSLYNHVVFLFPLTVLHWFWRPASFMPEAPGTLRLIWDVVACLLLFDFQYFIWHLLHHKVPWLYRTFHKVHHKHTSTFALTTEYSGAWETLSLGFFAGVNPLLLGCHPLTEMLFYVLNIWLSVEDHSGYDLPWSTHRLVPFGLYGGAPHHDLHHLKFKSNYAPYFTHWDRVFGTLHKHSD from the coding sequence ATGCTTCTACAGAGCCTATGGGGCTTCATACTGGGATATAATGTGTGGCTCAGATCACCTTTCTTCCCTGTGCTTTTCTCCCTCAGTGTCTACCTCaccttctgcctgcccttcgTGGTGCTGGACCTCCTCTCCCCCAGGCTGGCCTGGATCAGGACCTTTAAGATCCAGCAGAATAGCCATGTCTCCTGGACCATGATGTGGAGCTGCCTGGCTCACTCCCTCTACAACCATGTAGTGTTCCTCTTCCCTCTCACTGTGCTGCACTGGTTCTGGAGACCAGCCAGCTTCATGCCCGAGGCCCCCGGAACGCTGCGTCTCATCTGGGACGTGGTCGCCTGCCTCCTGCTGTTCGACTTTCAATATTTCATCTGGCATCTGCTGCACCATAAGGTGCCCTGGCTGTACCGGACATTCCACAAGGTGCATCACAAGCACACATCCACCTTCGCCCTGACCACTGAGTACTCTGGGGCCTGGGAAACCCTGTCACTGGGATTCTTCGCTGGGGTCAACCCTCTGCTGCTGGGCTGCCACCCCCTGACAGAAATGCTCTTCTATGTTCTGAATATCTGGCTTTCTGTGGAGGACCACTCTGGCTATGACCTGCCCTGGTCCACGCATAGACTGGTGCCCTTTGGGCTCTACGGTGGAGCTCCACACCACGACCTGCACCATCTGAAGTTCAAGTCCAACTATGCTCCGTACTTCACACATTGGGACAGGGTTTTTGGGACATTGCACAAGCATTCAGACTGA